One Nostoc punctiforme PCC 73102 DNA window includes the following coding sequences:
- a CDS encoding circadian clock KaiB family protein: MNNLTTNKLSTPQLFKGIALFTPGGDLIYCIDPSKQGRWHLHLCSALQEILDLPEPPHFLVPCYTATIDHWLDPRTQQVRTFAEAYPAVIRHQALLNAIFGTGELVWQAAPWQEGLCDRMVLTSYRSSFGQLWEDHDLIVRLDLSEPVPKYHQPVIVQKKEVITQGYVLRLFVAGHSSTTERILQNLHELLERSLGHPYTLKVIDVLSHPEQAELNQVSATPTLVKVWPHPIRRIVGELDHVEKILQMLAAKGKILSFITKLSVKSEMQRFERWQLFLREIKQSL, translated from the coding sequence GTGAATAATTTGACGACAAACAAACTATCTACACCCCAGTTGTTTAAAGGCATTGCCCTATTTACACCTGGAGGAGATTTAATCTACTGCATCGACCCTAGCAAACAAGGTCGATGGCATTTGCATTTGTGTTCGGCTTTGCAAGAAATTCTAGATTTGCCAGAGCCACCGCACTTTTTAGTGCCTTGTTATACTGCGACTATTGACCACTGGTTAGATCCGCGCACTCAACAAGTGCGAACTTTTGCTGAAGCTTATCCGGCTGTAATTAGACATCAAGCTTTGCTTAATGCCATTTTTGGTACAGGGGAGTTAGTATGGCAAGCAGCTCCTTGGCAAGAAGGGTTGTGCGATCGCATGGTATTAACATCTTATCGTTCCTCATTTGGGCAGCTTTGGGAAGATCACGATTTAATTGTTCGTCTAGACCTTTCTGAACCTGTGCCAAAATACCACCAGCCAGTAATAGTCCAAAAAAAGGAAGTAATCACACAAGGCTATGTTCTCCGCTTGTTTGTTGCAGGACATAGCAGTACAACCGAACGCATTCTGCAAAATTTACACGAATTGTTGGAGCGATCGCTGGGACATCCTTATACTCTGAAAGTAATTGATGTTTTAAGTCATCCAGAACAAGCAGAACTCAATCAAGTTTCTGCAACTCCTACCCTCGTCAAGGTTTGGCCGCACCCAATTCGGCGAATCGTTGGAGAGTTGGATCATGTAGAAAAGATTTTACAGATGTTAGCTGCTAAGGGAAAAATTTTAAGTTTCATAACGAAATTGAGCGTTAAAAGTGAAATGCAGAGGTTTGAGAGGTGGCAATTGTTTTTGCGAGAAATCAAACAAAGTCTGTAG
- a CDS encoding class I SAM-dependent methyltransferase encodes MATILRDWSYRYQWLYDSISRLAALSVGGEARFRQLALQALTIHSDTQVLDLCCGSGQTTQFLVKISQNVTGLDASPKSLQRARLNVPEASYVEAFAEEMPFTDNLFDVVHISVALHEMQPQQLRKIIDEVYRVLKPGGIFTLVDFHAPTNPILWPGISLFLLLFETETAWQLLKTDLAGLLTETGFDVSKPILYAGGSLQVIQAKK; translated from the coding sequence ATGGCAACAATTTTAAGGGATTGGAGTTACCGCTATCAGTGGCTTTATGATAGTATCTCTCGTTTAGCAGCCTTAAGTGTAGGTGGTGAAGCCCGTTTTCGGCAACTTGCTTTGCAAGCCTTAACAATCCACTCAGATACTCAGGTTTTAGATTTATGTTGCGGCAGTGGTCAAACGACACAATTTTTAGTAAAAATTTCACAAAATGTAACAGGATTGGATGCTTCACCTAAGTCTTTGCAACGGGCGCGGCTAAATGTCCCGGAAGCGTCTTATGTCGAAGCTTTTGCCGAGGAGATGCCATTTACAGATAATCTGTTTGATGTAGTGCATATCAGCGTTGCCTTACATGAAATGCAGCCTCAGCAATTACGAAAAATTATTGATGAAGTTTATCGGGTGTTGAAGCCAGGAGGGATATTTACGCTGGTGGATTTTCACGCTCCAACAAATCCGATATTGTGGCCTGGGATATCACTGTTTTTGTTGTTGTTTGAGACGGAAACAGCTTGGCAATTGTTGAAAACTGATTTGGCTGGATTGTTAACAGAGACTGGGTTTGATGTGAGTAAGCCAATTTTATATGCAGGTGGTAGTTTGCAAGTGATACAGGCAAAGAAGTGA
- the hemH gene encoding ferrochelatase: MGRVGVLLLNLGGPDKLEDVGPFLYNLFSDPEIIRLPFRWLQKPLAWFIASRRTRTSQQNYKQIGGGSPLRRITEAQGEALKKQLGYLGQEANIYVGMRYWHPYTEEAIAQITQDNIEHLVILPLYPQFSISTSGSSFRLLDKLWQEEPKLQPIEYTVIPSWYKQPGYLQAMAELIAQELEQFPNPDEVHIFFSAHGVPKSYVEEAGDPYQQEIEECTALIMQTLNRPNAHTLAYQSRVGPVEWLQPYTEDALKELGAQGVKDLVVVPISFVSEHIETLQEIDIEYREVAEESGIHNFRRVPAPNTHPVFINALAELVIDALKNPSFKLSQAAQMKKMVKMYPQERWEWGLTTSAEVWNGRIAMLGFIALIIELITGHGFLHMIGLLQ; the protein is encoded by the coding sequence ATGGGTCGTGTAGGCGTATTATTACTCAATCTCGGTGGCCCTGATAAGCTAGAAGATGTCGGGCCGTTTTTGTATAACCTATTTTCCGATCCAGAAATTATTCGCCTACCGTTTCGCTGGTTGCAAAAACCCCTAGCCTGGTTTATTGCCTCGCGGCGAACCAGAACATCTCAACAAAATTATAAGCAAATCGGTGGTGGTTCCCCACTACGGCGGATTACAGAAGCGCAAGGGGAAGCTTTAAAAAAACAGTTGGGTTATTTAGGGCAAGAAGCCAATATCTACGTGGGAATGCGTTATTGGCATCCTTATACAGAAGAAGCGATCGCACAGATCACTCAAGACAATATAGAACACCTGGTAATATTACCACTATATCCCCAGTTTTCTATCAGTACTAGTGGTTCCAGCTTTCGGCTTTTAGACAAACTTTGGCAAGAAGAGCCAAAACTTCAGCCCATTGAATACACCGTTATTCCTTCTTGGTACAAACAACCAGGCTATCTCCAAGCAATGGCGGAACTGATAGCCCAAGAACTTGAGCAGTTTCCAAATCCAGACGAGGTTCATATATTCTTCAGCGCTCACGGCGTTCCGAAAAGCTACGTTGAAGAGGCTGGCGACCCTTACCAGCAAGAAATTGAGGAATGTACTGCTCTGATTATGCAGACTCTCAATCGTCCCAATGCCCATACTTTAGCTTACCAAAGTCGTGTCGGCCCAGTAGAATGGCTCCAACCTTATACTGAAGATGCGCTTAAAGAATTAGGCGCACAAGGCGTAAAAGATTTGGTTGTCGTGCCTATCAGTTTTGTCTCAGAGCATATTGAGACACTGCAAGAAATTGATATTGAGTATCGGGAAGTAGCAGAGGAATCAGGAATTCACAATTTCCGCCGCGTTCCGGCTCCTAATACTCATCCAGTATTTATTAACGCACTTGCAGAGTTAGTAATTGATGCGCTGAAAAACCCCAGCTTCAAGCTTTCGCAAGCTGCCCAAATGAAAAAAATGGTGAAAATGTACCCCCAAGAACGTTGGGAATGGGGTCTAACAACTAGTGCTGAAGTCTGGAATGGTCGGATTGCTATGTTGGGCTTTATTGCCTTAATAATTGAGCTAATTACTGGTCACGGCTTCTTGCACATGATTGGGCTTTTGCAATAA
- a CDS encoding DUF4126 domain-containing protein: MIEILATLSASAAAGMRIGIPLLIIGLLQGSNLWSQVPILSHISPPILLGCLTFWSLVELLASKKLWGQRLLQLVQLFMSPIVGAIMGLAVANATATPNWLIACIGGSLALVLQLVQVGWFYRLRGLPLWVVFLQDTLCIALVLFAFDAPWQGGLIALILLWFAVRSAKQWYDWYHTRG, from the coding sequence ATGATTGAAATCCTAGCCACACTTTCTGCCTCTGCCGCAGCAGGAATGAGAATAGGCATACCTTTGCTGATTATTGGACTATTGCAGGGTAGTAACTTATGGTCACAAGTTCCAATTTTATCTCACATTTCCCCACCAATATTGTTAGGATGCCTCACCTTTTGGTCTTTAGTTGAATTATTAGCCTCAAAAAAGCTATGGGGGCAAAGATTACTACAACTAGTTCAGTTATTCATGTCTCCCATCGTAGGGGCAATTATGGGATTAGCAGTAGCTAATGCCACAGCAACACCAAACTGGCTAATTGCCTGTATTGGAGGTTCCTTAGCTTTAGTACTCCAGCTAGTTCAAGTTGGTTGGTTCTATCGGTTACGTGGCTTACCCTTGTGGGTAGTCTTTCTTCAAGATACCTTGTGCATTGCTTTAGTACTTTTTGCCTTTGATGCTCCCTGGCAAGGAGGATTAATTGCTTTAATACTGCTCTGGTTTGCAGTTCGTAGTGCCAAGCAGTGGTATGACTGGTATCACACAAGGGGATAG
- the purB gene encoding adenylosuccinate lyase has translation MIERYTLPEMANLWSETYKLKTWLQVEIAVCEAQAELGYIPSQAVEEIKAKADFDPKRVLEIEAVVRHDVIAFLTNVNEYVGEAGRYIHLGLTSSDVLDTALALQLVASLDLLLQRLEDLIQVIREKAREHRHTVMAGRSHGIHAEPITFGFKLAGWLAEVLRHQERLRILRQTIAVGKISGAVGTYANVEPRVEAIACQKLGLQPDTASTQVISRDRHADYVQQLALVAASIERFAVEIRNLQKTDVLEVEEFFSKGQKGSSAMPHKRNPIRSERLTGMARLVRSHAGAALENVALWHERDISHSSVERVILPDACTLTHFMLSEITDLVKNLLVYPENMERNLNCYGGVVFSQKVLLALIDKGSSREEAYAIVQESAHAAWNKPGGNFQNLINKDPRVTQKLSPAELEVCFDPQQHLQHLEEVYQRLGI, from the coding sequence GTGATTGAGCGTTATACTTTGCCCGAAATGGCTAATCTGTGGAGTGAAACCTATAAACTAAAAACTTGGCTGCAAGTCGAGATTGCTGTTTGTGAGGCTCAAGCTGAACTAGGTTACATTCCATCTCAGGCGGTTGAGGAAATTAAGGCCAAGGCAGATTTTGACCCCAAGCGGGTGTTAGAAATTGAGGCTGTAGTCCGCCACGATGTCATTGCTTTCTTGACAAATGTCAATGAATATGTTGGGGAAGCCGGACGCTACATTCACCTGGGTTTAACCAGTTCGGATGTTTTGGATACAGCTTTAGCACTGCAATTGGTTGCCAGCCTGGATCTATTATTGCAACGTTTGGAAGATTTGATTCAGGTAATTCGTGAAAAAGCACGGGAACACCGTCATACAGTGATGGCTGGTCGATCGCATGGGATTCACGCTGAACCGATTACTTTTGGTTTCAAGCTAGCTGGCTGGTTAGCAGAGGTGTTGCGACACCAAGAACGCTTGAGAATTCTCCGCCAAACCATTGCCGTGGGTAAGATTTCTGGTGCAGTGGGAACTTATGCCAATGTTGAACCCCGTGTAGAAGCGATCGCTTGCCAGAAACTCGGACTCCAACCCGATACGGCCTCAACACAAGTTATTTCCCGCGATCGCCACGCCGACTATGTGCAACAATTAGCTTTGGTAGCCGCATCCATCGAACGTTTTGCCGTAGAAATTCGCAATCTGCAAAAAACAGACGTTCTGGAAGTTGAAGAATTCTTCTCCAAAGGTCAAAAAGGCTCCTCGGCCATGCCACACAAACGTAATCCCATCCGTTCGGAACGGCTAACGGGAATGGCCCGACTGGTGAGAAGTCATGCTGGTGCAGCTTTGGAAAACGTCGCTCTCTGGCATGAGAGAGATATTTCCCACAGTTCTGTAGAACGGGTGATTTTGCCAGATGCTTGCACTTTGACACATTTTATGTTGTCAGAAATAACCGACTTGGTGAAAAACCTGTTGGTCTATCCTGAAAATATGGAACGAAATCTCAACTGCTACGGCGGCGTTGTGTTCAGCCAAAAAGTGCTACTTGCCTTGATAGACAAGGGAAGCAGCCGCGAAGAAGCTTATGCGATCGTTCAAGAAAGCGCTCACGCCGCTTGGAACAAGCCAGGAGGCAATTTCCAGAACTTAATTAACAAAGACCCTCGCGTTACCCAAAAGTTGTCTCCAGCAGAACTAGAAGTCTGTTTTGACCCCCAGCAGCATCTCCAGCATTTAGAAGAAGTTTACCAACGATTAGGAATTTAG
- a CDS encoding DUF421 domain-containing protein — MEKWFFIDWQAIFVPSISVFELIIRGSLVYLALFSVLRFLPSRQLGTLGITDLLVVVLFAEAAQNAMASNYTSITEGAILVGTVIFWSYLLNWLGYKIPQFQRFINQPPLLLVKNGRMIQRHLQRELITDDELMSKLRQQGVEFLADVKFAYMEADGRISIITFDSKTNSVPEPKAALKIDLH, encoded by the coding sequence ATGGAAAAATGGTTTTTTATCGATTGGCAGGCAATCTTTGTTCCTAGCATCAGCGTCTTTGAGTTGATTATCCGTGGCTCACTAGTATACTTAGCGCTATTCTCAGTGTTACGTTTCCTTCCTAGCCGACAGCTAGGAACACTAGGAATTACTGATTTACTCGTAGTTGTGCTATTTGCTGAAGCTGCCCAAAATGCGATGGCAAGTAATTATACATCAATTACTGAAGGCGCTATCCTGGTAGGAACTGTGATTTTTTGGAGTTATTTATTGAACTGGTTAGGTTACAAAATACCTCAGTTCCAACGTTTTATAAATCAGCCACCGCTACTACTGGTAAAAAATGGTCGGATGATTCAGCGCCATTTGCAACGAGAGTTAATTACAGACGATGAGTTGATGAGCAAGTTACGTCAGCAAGGTGTAGAATTTTTAGCCGATGTAAAGTTTGCATATATGGAGGCTGACGGTAGGATTAGCATTATCACGTTTGACTCAAAAACTAATTCCGTCCCTGAGCCAAAAGCAGCATTAAAAATTGATCTACATTAA
- a CDS encoding YihY/virulence factor BrkB family protein — translation MNLQAIWKLFQETFKEWSEDKASRLAAALAYYTIFSIAPLLIIVIAIAGAVFGEEAARGQIVGQIQGLVGPDGAEFIQTAIQNANKPQTGAIASIISVVVLLLGATGLFTELQDSLNTIWEVKPKPGRGVTNIIRLRILSFAMVIGIGFLLLVSLVISTALSALVTYFSNLLPGVDFLWQILNFLLSFAITTFLFGLIFKVLPDVKIGWSDVLIGAMLTSFLFSIGRFLLGQYLGNGSFGSAYGAAGSLVVILAWVNYAAQILFFGAEFTQVYARRYGSGITPTKHAIPLSDNTEYNGKAKTRQSSTNKKSSSNLINRLFQSFKKPKRLKQKRRNPRF, via the coding sequence ATGAATTTGCAGGCGATTTGGAAGTTATTCCAAGAGACATTCAAAGAATGGAGTGAGGATAAAGCCTCACGATTAGCGGCGGCGCTAGCTTATTACACGATTTTTTCGATTGCACCGTTATTAATTATTGTAATTGCGATCGCAGGGGCAGTATTTGGAGAAGAGGCGGCAAGGGGTCAAATTGTCGGACAAATTCAAGGTTTAGTTGGTCCAGATGGAGCAGAATTTATCCAAACAGCTATTCAGAATGCGAACAAACCACAGACAGGAGCGATCGCTTCTATTATTAGTGTTGTAGTTCTGCTATTGGGTGCTACTGGTTTATTTACCGAGTTGCAAGATTCACTCAACACGATTTGGGAAGTCAAACCGAAACCCGGACGCGGCGTAACTAACATCATTCGCCTACGCATTTTGTCCTTTGCAATGGTCATAGGTATTGGCTTTTTACTGTTAGTTTCTCTGGTAATTAGTACGGCGTTATCAGCATTAGTAACATATTTTAGCAACTTGCTACCCGGTGTAGATTTCCTTTGGCAAATTCTCAATTTCCTTCTATCTTTTGCCATCACTACGTTTCTGTTTGGACTCATTTTTAAAGTCCTACCAGATGTCAAAATTGGTTGGAGTGATGTTTTAATTGGAGCTATGCTCACCTCCTTTTTGTTCTCGATTGGGAGATTTTTATTAGGACAGTATTTAGGTAATGGTAGTTTTGGTTCAGCTTATGGTGCTGCTGGTTCACTAGTGGTGATTTTAGCTTGGGTTAACTATGCGGCACAGATTCTTTTCTTCGGCGCTGAATTTACGCAAGTTTATGCTAGAAGGTATGGAAGCGGCATAACCCCAACAAAACATGCCATTCCTTTATCTGATAACACTGAATATAATGGCAAGGCTAAAACAAGGCAATCGTCCACTAACAAAAAGTCATCTTCTAACTTAATTAATCGCTTATTCCAATCTTTTAAAAAACCCAAACGCTTAAAACAGAAAAGGAGAAATCCGCGATTTTAA
- a CDS encoding YifB family Mg chelatase-like AAA ATPase, translated as MLARVWSASIVGIDAVKVGVEVDVSGGLPGIVVLGLPDSAIQESRERVKATLKNAGFAFPMRKIVINLTPADLRKEGPCFDLPISVGILAASEQVSADLLGDYLFLGEMSLDGSLRPVAGVLPIAAAAQKMGIAGLVIPADNAQEAAVVQGLVVYGCKHLSDVVNLLNNPGRYKPVQMDSTVDTATVSYPGADLHDVKGQAHARRALEIAAAGGHNLIFVGPPGSGKTMLARRLPGILPPLSFAESLEVTRIHSVAGLLKNRGSLVRDRPFRSPHHSASGPSLVGGGSFPRPGEISLSHRGVLFLDELTEFKRDVLEFLRQPLEDGYVTISRTRLSVMFPAQFTLVASTNPCPCGYYGDTIQQCTCSPRQREQYWAKLSGPLMDRIDLQVAVNRLKPEEITQQPTGETSTSVLQRVQQASDRAITRFQEEANLRCNAQMQSRHLQKWCKLDDASRNLLEVAIRKLGLSARASDRILKVARTIADLAGDDELKTNHVAEAIQYRTIDRMQ; from the coding sequence ATGCTTGCCAGAGTCTGGAGTGCATCAATTGTGGGCATCGATGCCGTCAAAGTAGGGGTAGAAGTCGATGTCTCAGGGGGATTACCGGGAATTGTTGTCTTGGGACTGCCAGATTCAGCGATTCAAGAATCGAGAGAAAGAGTTAAAGCAACGCTGAAAAATGCAGGTTTCGCCTTTCCTATGCGGAAAATTGTGATCAATTTAACTCCGGCAGATTTACGCAAAGAAGGCCCCTGTTTCGATTTGCCCATTAGCGTGGGAATTTTGGCGGCTTCTGAGCAAGTTAGCGCTGATTTGTTGGGGGATTATTTATTCTTAGGTGAAATGTCTCTAGATGGCAGCTTGCGTCCAGTGGCTGGTGTTTTACCGATCGCAGCAGCAGCCCAAAAAATGGGAATTGCAGGTTTAGTTATCCCTGCTGATAATGCCCAAGAAGCCGCAGTGGTTCAAGGCTTGGTTGTTTACGGCTGCAAACATCTGTCTGATGTGGTGAATCTTTTAAATAATCCAGGGCGTTACAAACCTGTGCAAATGGATAGTACAGTAGACACAGCAACAGTATCTTACCCTGGCGCAGATTTGCATGATGTGAAAGGACAAGCTCATGCGCGTCGAGCTTTAGAAATTGCTGCTGCTGGTGGACACAATTTAATCTTTGTCGGGCCGCCTGGTAGTGGGAAAACCATGTTAGCACGGCGCTTACCAGGGATTTTACCGCCCCTGAGTTTTGCCGAATCTTTGGAAGTGACTCGCATCCATTCGGTGGCTGGTTTATTGAAAAATCGCGGTTCGTTGGTACGCGATCGCCCTTTTCGCAGTCCCCACCACTCAGCATCCGGACCTTCTCTGGTTGGTGGCGGTAGCTTTCCTCGTCCTGGCGAAATCTCATTATCTCACAGAGGTGTGCTGTTCTTGGACGAATTAACTGAGTTTAAACGTGATGTGCTGGAATTTCTCCGTCAGCCTTTAGAAGATGGCTACGTTACAATTTCCCGTACCAGACTATCGGTAATGTTTCCCGCACAGTTTACTTTGGTGGCGAGTACCAATCCCTGTCCTTGCGGTTACTATGGCGATACTATCCAACAATGTACCTGTTCTCCGCGCCAACGCGAGCAATATTGGGCAAAGCTTTCTGGGCCGTTAATGGATCGGATTGATTTGCAAGTTGCAGTGAATCGCTTGAAACCAGAAGAAATTACCCAACAACCTACCGGAGAAACATCAACATCAGTGCTACAACGAGTGCAACAAGCAAGCGATCGCGCCATTACCCGCTTCCAAGAAGAAGCAAATCTGCGTTGTAATGCTCAGATGCAAAGTCGTCATCTCCAGAAATGGTGCAAGCTAGATGACGCTAGTCGCAATTTATTAGAAGTAGCCATTAGAAAATTAGGTTTATCGGCAAGAGCTAGCGATCGCATTCTCAAAGTAGCACGAACTATTGCAGATTTAGCGGGAGACGATGAGCTAAAAACTAATCATGTGGCGGAAGCAATTCAATATCGCACAATCGACAGAATGCAATAA
- a CDS encoding serine hydrolase encodes MKLRCLLLSLTSIFLFSSPVKANPNTNQVGNVNDWSANQSDLQLPKLKFISPVPLGDPANPINGSKFTGVVPLGREISELKTPIKALMARYRFLTPGIFFMDLKTGDYFSFNGDKAFSAASTIKYPILIALFQEIDAGKIKLGEALVMRRKHVTGGSGDLQYQRVGTKLSLLQTATKMMTISDNTATNMIIDRLGGVSKLNQKFRRWGLQSTVIHNMLGDFKGTNKTSAKDLVRLSALVTKNQLISDRSQSQVLGIMIRCHNRALLPSGLGSGANIAHKTGTLRFVLGDAGIIETPTGKRYLAGIFVRRPNNDIRARDFIRQVSRVMYGYFEQPKVSNLP; translated from the coding sequence ATGAAACTACGCTGTTTATTACTCAGCCTTACAAGTATTTTTTTATTTTCGTCTCCAGTAAAAGCGAATCCCAACACCAACCAAGTTGGCAACGTAAATGACTGGAGTGCAAATCAATCTGATTTACAATTACCAAAACTTAAATTTATTTCTCCGGTTCCTCTGGGCGATCCTGCCAACCCAATAAATGGTTCTAAATTTACTGGTGTAGTTCCTCTAGGACGCGAGATATCAGAACTAAAAACTCCTATTAAAGCGTTAATGGCTCGCTATAGATTCCTCACTCCCGGAATCTTTTTTATGGACTTAAAAACAGGTGATTATTTTAGTTTTAATGGTGATAAAGCATTTTCTGCTGCTAGCACAATTAAGTATCCGATTTTGATTGCATTGTTTCAAGAAATAGATGCAGGGAAAATCAAACTTGGTGAAGCTTTGGTCATGCGACGGAAACATGTCACTGGCGGTTCTGGAGATTTGCAGTATCAACGAGTGGGAACTAAGCTGAGTCTCTTGCAAACTGCAACCAAGATGATGACTATTAGCGATAACACTGCTACAAATATGATTATTGATCGTTTAGGTGGTGTATCTAAATTAAATCAAAAGTTCCGCCGTTGGGGATTGCAAAGCACTGTGATTCACAATATGTTAGGAGACTTTAAAGGAACTAATAAAACTAGTGCCAAAGATTTGGTAAGACTGTCAGCTTTGGTTACAAAGAATCAGTTAATTTCTGATAGAAGCCAATCCCAAGTTTTAGGTATTATGATTCGTTGTCATAATAGAGCATTGCTTCCATCTGGCTTAGGTTCTGGTGCAAATATTGCTCATAAAACAGGTACTCTGCGATTTGTACTGGGTGATGCAGGTATTATTGAAACGCCAACAGGTAAACGTTATTTAGCAGGAATTTTCGTGCGTAGACCAAATAATGACATTAGAGCTAGGGATTTTATTCGTCAAGTTTCGCGGGTGATGTATGGCTACTTCGAACAGCCAAAAGTCAGTAATCTACCTTAA
- a CDS encoding 2-hydroxyacid dehydrogenase codes for MKVAVFSTKVYDRQFLSTVNSPTQHELVFFEPRLNRDTAILAAGFPAVCVFVHDQVDAPTLKLLASRGTRLVVLRCAGFNNVDLQAAADLGITVVRVPAYSPYGVAEHAVGLILSLNRKIHRAYNRVREGNFSLDGLLGFNLHERTVGIVGTGKIGLILGQIMKGFGCNLLAYDVYRNPELEALGGKYVELPELFANSDIISLHCPLTPETHHLINAEAIEQIKPGVMLINTSRGALIDTQAVIEGLKSGKIGYLGVDVYEQESELFFEDLSGEIIQDDIFQRLTTFPNVLITGHQAFFTAEALHNIAETTFANIADVENGRPCANEIRAQPSA; via the coding sequence ATGAAAGTAGCAGTCTTCAGTACAAAAGTCTACGATCGACAGTTTTTGTCAACTGTAAATTCTCCCACACAACACGAATTAGTGTTTTTTGAACCTCGTTTAAATCGGGATACTGCTATCCTCGCCGCCGGATTTCCGGCGGTTTGTGTATTTGTACACGATCAGGTTGATGCCCCAACTTTAAAACTTCTTGCCTCACGGGGTACTCGGCTGGTTGTCCTTCGGTGTGCTGGGTTTAACAATGTAGACTTACAAGCCGCAGCAGATTTGGGAATTACTGTTGTGCGTGTTCCCGCTTACTCACCTTATGGAGTAGCAGAACATGCCGTAGGATTGATTTTAAGTCTGAATCGCAAAATTCATCGGGCTTATAACCGTGTCCGAGAAGGCAATTTTTCCCTAGATGGACTGTTGGGATTTAATTTACATGAGCGCACAGTGGGGATTGTCGGCACTGGCAAAATCGGTTTGATTTTAGGACAGATTATGAAGGGGTTTGGCTGTAACCTACTCGCCTATGATGTTTATCGCAATCCAGAATTGGAGGCGTTAGGTGGAAAGTATGTAGAACTACCTGAGCTATTTGCCAACTCTGATATTATTTCCCTACATTGCCCTCTGACTCCTGAAACGCATCACTTGATTAACGCTGAGGCTATAGAACAGATTAAGCCAGGCGTAATGCTAATTAATACTAGCCGGGGAGCGCTGATTGATACCCAAGCAGTGATTGAGGGATTGAAGTCTGGTAAGATTGGCTATCTCGGTGTGGATGTCTACGAACAAGAATCGGAATTGTTTTTTGAGGATTTATCTGGCGAAATTATTCAAGATGATATTTTTCAACGTCTGACAACGTTTCCCAATGTACTAATTACCGGACATCAAGCCTTTTTTACAGCAGAAGCTCTCCACAATATTGCAGAAACAACTTTTGCTAATATTGCTGATGTTGAAAATGGTCGTCCTTGCGCCAATGAAATTCGCGCTCAACCGTCTGCTTAG
- a CDS encoding M50 family metallopeptidase — MREPSKNFEPLLTQEAPPVVERMGLTWLIAAAIATALLWQVPGGDYILYPFTILATWFHEMGHGLMALLLGGQFQKLQIFSNGSGVATYGIRSSFGPIGPAMAAAAGPMGPPLAGAALILASRSFKAASLSLKILGSFLLLSTLIWIRSWFGLVAIPLLGLIILGIALKAPRWAQGFAIQFLGVQACVSTYHQLDYLFSSSAGPLGISDTAQMQRYLLLPYWFWGGLMAIASLVILAQSLRVAYRSE, encoded by the coding sequence ATGAGGGAACCAAGTAAAAATTTTGAACCCTTGCTCACCCAAGAAGCTCCGCCAGTTGTTGAGCGTATGGGGCTAACCTGGCTAATTGCAGCAGCGATCGCAACTGCTTTACTGTGGCAAGTACCGGGAGGTGATTATATTTTATACCCATTTACAATTCTGGCAACCTGGTTTCATGAAATGGGTCACGGCTTAATGGCACTCCTATTAGGGGGACAGTTTCAAAAATTACAGATTTTTAGCAATGGTTCCGGTGTTGCAACTTATGGCATCCGGTCGTCATTCGGGCCAATTGGCCCGGCAATGGCCGCCGCCGCCGGCCCAATGGGGCCGCCTCTTGCGGGCGCAGCTTTGATTCTGGCTTCCCGCAGTTTTAAAGCAGCTTCCCTAAGTTTAAAAATATTAGGAAGTTTTTTGCTACTTTCCACATTAATTTGGATACGTTCCTGGTTTGGATTGGTGGCAATTCCCTTGTTGGGTTTAATAATCTTGGGTATCGCCCTGAAAGCACCTCGCTGGGCACAGGGGTTTGCCATCCAATTTCTGGGTGTACAAGCTTGTGTGAGTACGTACCATCAACTCGATTATCTATTTAGTAGTTCTGCTGGGCCCCTTGGAATTTCTGATACAGCGCAAATGCAGCGATATTTGCTTTTACCTTACTGGTTTTGGGGCGGGTTGATGGCGATCGCATCTCTGGTAATTTTAGCCCAAAGTCTCCGCGTTGCCTATCGTTCAGAATGA